Below is a window of Humulus lupulus chromosome 9, drHumLupu1.1, whole genome shotgun sequence DNA.
ttgaagttcaacaagaaattgattttcctcagtggttcaaagaaagagtatggatattagtcaattcttttccgaaaccccacttaatcaatccaaaactaactttcaatgttaatgttgataggtgaacggtttgcatgagtaaacacctactgaagtgaataatgaattgtatgctcttgCAAACAAATTAAGCGGCACCGTGTACTCATAttcagggatgatagtgaatggtgtgaaatttgtgactcgtggtcgtgatatgaagcttaaaacacaaaattgcggtgtaatggtgccaagtgaggaaggagtgaactactatggagttttggaagaagtaatttaattgtcctacttgatgggttacagtgttgtcctattcaagtgtagatggttcaatacaagtagaatcaaagtggaatccaattttacgagcgtatatgtgaaggaagaatgttataaaatgatcctttcgttctcgcatctcaagcgaagttggtgtattatcttcgagatgtgaaaaatggggatgattggaggctcgttaatgaatacattccgaggaatgtatgggatttctcaaattccgatgttgatgataccgagaccacaaatgatataccaatattgcaagaagttaattcttcttcatttcagttgtgggtaggacttccaatttttgataatcttcagtatgatcgggttgatgtcaatgccactgaagtgtacaacgtcgatgatttggttggcgaaagttcagatgaatttgttgtcgatgatgaagttgaatttgaagacgacacgttggccgagtatgaagacgatgaggacgacgataatgttctagtcgatagtgatagtgatagtgatagtggtgttcgtaatgatgttgtagttagtgatgatgaagacagtgatatgtaatttaaacaagtgtatgtaactttttatttaattcaatgaaaactttatttattatcattaattaatgatagtatcagatataggtacacacgcacctattggatgccttggggatagtcaatgtattcatgtactggtactcattttttcaagatgtttgagaaacatcttgaaaaaatgttaattttataacaaaaagaatagtgatgcacctagtggatgccttggggataattaatgtattcatgtagtggttctcattttttcaagatgtttgagaaacatcttgaagaaatgagaattactacatgactgcttactatctctaagggatccactaggtcggaatagggtaagtTGGGAaatacaataagtaataaaatattaattttataacaaaaaataatagtgatgcacctagtgcatgccttggggatagccaatgtattcatgtactgctcctcatttttttaaaatgtttgagaaacatcttaaaaaaatgagaagaagtacatgactgcttactatctccaagggatccactaggtcggaataagGTAAGTTGGGAaatacaataagtaataaaatattaattttataacaaaaaataatagtgatgcacctagtggatgccttggggatagtcaatgtattcatgtactgctcctcattttttaaaaatgtttgagaaacatttttaaaaaatgaggAGAAGTATATGAgtccttactatctccaagggatccactaggtcggaatagggtaggtttggaaataccataatgaataaatgttaattttataacaaaaaacaacaaacatacataatttgaattagttaattaatgaatattttaatgtagaatgaccgaaccaagtaatgacacaggtggtggctccaagagaggcaggggagcttattacggtgccaatatcgagagagagctggccaccaaaaaagttagccatctgaaagtagagtttgatgcacaaactaGAAAAGCTATTAAAACGTatggcaagtggttcaacaattccatggctcgttatttacgtaacaccgtacccccaactacactagcttgggaacaagtaaaaccagctgattCCAAGTCATTCGAAATAGGCTATttgtaagcattttttaaacctttaataactcactattcaatattttgtctatcttcataatattttaacaaattccaattttaattgtgattttaggacaaattcatttatccacaagacaatccagtaatcaacgatgccatggtaagacaaatgcaaaaacatctgactgattggcgccacacgatgaagaaacactgggtagaggttggaggagaggtggacaatgagagagcgaagtcaaaaccttttgtgtcgattacttcttctgattgggcaattctatgtgatttttgggcttctgattctcaccaggtatgccgtagattttacattaatttttaattataaaattacaatctagattaatgagtactgttttctgtttgaagcatatattgaagaaaaataaagaagctagagcaaaaatgaccataccaggaggacacggttccaaatccatcgttgcctatgtttatgatcacgtaaattataataacctatatccttacatttacgaaaatattataaatgtcacaatgtttaaataatttgcttttttagatggacccatctactggcgagctcccaagcatgatcgacacattcgagcacctccacaagaagaaggataagtggattagtgatgtagcGGCCACAAAACacgtaagttgcataaccttaactaatttatgatcatttaactttaaaaaagtttagtaaataattaataaatattaattattaattggttgttgtcaattagtaattatttattaattattaattaaatttttaacaattaaatctttataatctatgtgccaatatttttatgattaatgattgtggactaagataaaaaaaagaatgtaactaatgttgtccccgtatcagagagcttgcgggctaaagtaaatttggtcatgaaaatccatatttGAATCAAAACACATGgaaatatagttgatgtatatgtttagagacgtaaatttcccattaatggaattaactgcacttactgtatatatcaacaacatcttcatgattttgattcagatatggattttcatgaccaaatttacttaaGCCCACctgctccctgatacgggaacaaaattaattacattctttttcaatcactggtctgcagtcattaatgataggatgttggcagatagataataaagttatattttatatgttatattaaaaatttataagttaggttttcaaataatattatattggaattcgagatacgtgctttttattgtgcagactgagatgactgagcatcgagcatcgcagagtacggcccctgtatcatctgctgcttcttgtgtcggcgataatgtcgacggtcagttcccgcctcatatggatattgtcacggatgtccttggaccccgctcacgttataagaaagggtttggggggttgcctaggttgaaggcaattggcgcaaagaggtcAGCATCtccgtcaacttctcaaatgtccgggcaattgccacctgaagtggacagcCTTTTGCAGCGAACTGaagacattatgctagaaaatcagaacctaaaaaagcataattctaaacttgagagtcgtcaacggcgtcaagatctcttgctcagtgctttgttgaaacAGGTTGGTGaaatggctcctggttttactgttgacttaccagaaCAGGATTCAGACGATGACGATGACGATGACGATGACGATGATGCTGACGGGTGTGGGAatgatgaggcgggcagtactcatttgtagaactttttatttatttatttaaagtttaatttattagacatttattttactaaactacttttatattttcatgtttggtgaagacaataaatattaatagttataattttttttatttatttataaaattttaattttatatataattaaataatattactaaaaaattaaataattattaatatattaaaatcaaaaattattaattaatattaatatattgaaaataaaattagtaataaataaaaaatattatttaaaaaatatttttaccggcgcaaaattacgtcggcaaaagttTTAATATTCACTGGATATATACACTTTTCCTGGCacaaaaatgcgccactaaaagagtcaacttttgccggcgcatttttacGCCGCTAAAAGTATTTTCCACAATAACGTGCCAAATTTTTTTGCCGGCGCATTCTTATTTTTACCGgcgtattttttcgtcgccaaaaggTACTATTGCCGGCGCATTAAATTTTGGGTCGGCAAAAGTCAAATTAGCGACGGGGTTACGTCGCGGGCCTTTGCCAGCGCAAatttttgcgccggcaaaaatataaaaaattttgcgccggcaaaagtaaggTTTTTTGTAGTGTATATGAGAAATATTATGAATACTTTGACACCTGAACAACTTATTCACAAAGGAAAATGACTTTATCATAAAATATTGGTAGGATTAGgtttatatataaacaaataaattaataaaaatatagtcCCACGTATGGAGTGATATGTTCTGGCATTGTAAACAGTTCGGTCCCATGCCAACCATGATTCTCTCGTGGTTAATTACCATTAATAATTTATGTTCAATATTTTTCAACCAatcatataaatttaatatattttatattctaATATTTCTTGTGTTCTATAAATAGTGGATGGGCTGTCCAGACCTATATCACATCGAAAActtaagaagaagagaagaaatttTGGTGCAAACGAAAACCATTGTAGTGTCGTGATGAGAATATCTAGGGCTATTATTCTGGCTCTCCTTTCACTTTTCTTGGTACTCTACAGAgtcttttaaaataatattttgagtcttttaaaataatattttgagtGTACATATCATTACTTTTTAAATATTCATCTATGTGGTGTAACCTTAATTATATCTCAGTTTACGATTACGTTTTATTCATCATTAATTAAGTTCCATATAATTAGAATTAAATACGCGTTTTATTCAATCTCATACTGATCAACGTATTAAAATTAACGTCATGTGTTTTTGTTCTCTCTTATACCTATTTGGAGCAGATTGTTAGTTACACTGAATCAAGATCAGAACCAGGTGCGGGCGAATACTGGAGAAAGGTTATGAAAGATGAGCCAATGCCAGAAGCAATTCATGGGCTTAtggcatcatcatcatcaagcCAAGCTGTAGGCCCCCAAGATCAGAAAACCAAGTGTAATGAAAACAATCATAAAGATGTCTTCACTGACAACTTTGAACCAACGCCAAATCTCTCAGCTTACCCAGATCAAGATACTACTACTGCAGAAAATAAGGCATACACAGAAGATTTCAAGCCAAAGAAAAATGAAATTTCTATTTACAGTGACTGAGCTAGAGCGGGGTCAACTAGAGGAAGATAATAAATATTTGATGCAGTATAATAATCTGTTTACTATGGGAATATAGCTTGTGTGTTGTtgtggaatatatatatatatat
It encodes the following:
- the LOC133801600 gene encoding organ-specific protein P4-like — encoded protein: MRISRAIILALLSLFLIVSYTESRSEPGAGEYWRKVMKDEPMPEAIHGLMASSSSSQAVGPQDQKTKCNENNHKDVFTDNFEPTPNLSAYPDQDTTTAENKAYTEDFKPKKNEISIYSD